The proteins below come from a single uncultured Dethiosulfovibrio sp. genomic window:
- a CDS encoding 2-oxoacid:acceptor oxidoreductase subunit alpha: MGKLAFCQGNEALAMGAIAAGCNFFGGYPITPSTEVAEKMAEELPKVDGRFIQMEDEIAAIAATIGAAIAGSKALTATSGPGFSLKQENLGLAYEAEVPMVLVDVMRGGPSTGLPTKAAQQDVMQARWGTHGDHGTIAYAPSSVEECYSLAIEAFNTAERFRQPVLIMSDAEIGHMREKIEIPEPGSFKIVNRKRPSVEPDKFVPYLADPEDDIPAMASFGDGYRWHVTGLTHNDWGFPTNNGEEIDKKMRRLMRKVDRFRDDIVKYDTLFAEDAEVLIVSYGSVARSSTRAVKDARARNIKAGHFRPITLWPFPDKELEKLARKVKTIIVPELNCGQMVHEVERAVHGKAKVVSATLVNGELFHPSEILEKITQEVR, translated from the coding sequence AATTTCTTCGGCGGATACCCTATAACCCCTTCCACAGAGGTGGCGGAGAAGATGGCCGAGGAGCTTCCTAAGGTAGACGGCCGCTTTATCCAGATGGAGGACGAAATAGCCGCCATCGCTGCCACTATCGGAGCCGCTATAGCCGGTTCCAAGGCTCTCACGGCGACCTCCGGCCCCGGATTTTCCCTTAAACAGGAGAACCTTGGCTTAGCCTACGAGGCGGAAGTTCCTATGGTCCTCGTCGACGTAATGAGAGGTGGTCCTTCCACTGGACTTCCCACCAAAGCCGCTCAGCAGGACGTTATGCAGGCCCGTTGGGGTACCCATGGAGATCATGGTACCATCGCCTACGCACCGTCCTCCGTCGAGGAGTGTTACTCCCTGGCAATTGAGGCCTTCAACACAGCGGAGAGGTTCCGCCAACCGGTCTTGATAATGAGTGACGCCGAGATCGGTCACATGAGGGAGAAAATAGAGATCCCTGAGCCTGGTTCTTTCAAGATAGTCAACAGAAAGCGTCCTTCCGTGGAGCCCGACAAGTTCGTTCCCTATCTTGCCGATCCTGAAGACGATATACCTGCGATGGCTTCCTTCGGAGACGGCTATCGTTGGCATGTGACCGGTCTTACCCATAACGACTGGGGATTCCCCACCAACAACGGTGAGGAAATAGACAAGAAAATGAGGCGACTGATGAGAAAGGTCGATCGCTTCCGGGACGATATTGTGAAATACGATACTCTTTTCGCCGAGGATGCGGAGGTCCTTATAGTCTCCTACGGAAGCGTCGCCCGTTCCAGCACGAGAGCGGTGAAAGACGCTAGGGCAAGAAACATCAAGGCTGGCCATTTCCGTCCGATAACCCTTTGGCCCTTCCCCGACAAGGAGCTTGAGAAGTTGGCTCGAAAGGTGAAGACTATAATTGTCCCGGAGCTCAACTGCGGACAGATGGTACACGAAGTGGAGAGAGCGGTCCATGGCAAGGCTAAGGTCGTTTCCGCTACTCTGGTCAACGGTGAGCTTTTCCACCCAAGCGAAATTCTTGAAAAAATAACCCAGGAGGTAAGGTAA
- the rlmD gene encoding 23S rRNA (uracil(1939)-C(5))-methyltransferase RlmD has protein sequence MKELILKIRDINSTGQGVALSEEGKVIFVDGALPGERVLVSMIQEKKNYGKARMIEIETPSDDRVTPKCPWFGSCGGCQIQHGSYGLQISLKEAMVKSTMGRIGGVDVGDVICVPSERRWGYRNKASFPVRSGKEGGIGFFRPNTHSVVPIDRCPILKPEIDGIYSAIRKDFQEELSSSGFFYNEKNNSGFLRHIVARSNESNDLILMLVVSSFNKKHIDKISNYLKFKYSHVLMSLSWNLNDKKSNRIIGDNTFSVWGKNLISERLGDFSFVYDGTAFFQVNTLQAENLFELASEWAASPEDRVVELYSGVGALTSYLSKNAKSVLAVEEWRPSVERLEENMFLNGIGNVNSLCGKAEELIKAMIKEKPKVVVVDPPRTGCAPEVLSAITESVASKLVYVSCNPATLARDTAILIKAGWNLSKLRSFDLFPQTCHVETVVLFIR, from the coding sequence GTGAAAGAACTTATTTTGAAAATTAGAGACATAAACTCCACCGGACAGGGTGTAGCTCTTTCCGAGGAGGGTAAAGTCATCTTTGTCGACGGTGCCCTCCCTGGAGAGAGGGTTTTGGTGTCTATGATTCAGGAAAAAAAGAATTACGGAAAGGCCAGAATGATTGAGATAGAGACCCCTTCCGACGATAGAGTTACCCCTAAGTGTCCATGGTTCGGTAGCTGTGGGGGATGTCAGATTCAACATGGAAGTTACGGTCTTCAGATCTCTCTAAAAGAGGCTATGGTAAAATCGACTATGGGGCGTATTGGTGGCGTCGATGTAGGTGATGTTATTTGTGTGCCCAGCGAGAGAAGATGGGGGTACAGGAATAAAGCCTCTTTTCCCGTAAGGTCGGGGAAAGAGGGGGGAATCGGTTTTTTTCGACCTAATACCCATTCAGTTGTACCTATAGATCGATGCCCCATTCTTAAACCGGAGATAGATGGTATCTACTCAGCTATAAGGAAAGACTTTCAGGAGGAACTATCCTCCTCCGGTTTTTTTTATAATGAGAAAAACAACTCAGGATTTCTTAGACATATAGTTGCCAGGTCAAACGAAAGTAATGACTTGATTTTGATGTTAGTGGTGTCTAGCTTCAATAAAAAACACATAGATAAAATAAGTAATTATTTAAAATTTAAGTATAGCCATGTTCTTATGTCTCTCTCTTGGAATTTAAACGATAAAAAAAGTAATCGTATAATAGGGGATAATACGTTCTCCGTGTGGGGTAAAAATTTAATATCGGAAAGACTCGGTGATTTCTCTTTTGTTTACGATGGGACCGCTTTTTTTCAGGTTAATACCCTTCAAGCGGAAAATCTTTTTGAGCTGGCGTCCGAGTGGGCGGCTTCTCCAGAGGATAGGGTGGTGGAGCTTTATTCTGGAGTCGGTGCCCTTACGTCCTATCTGTCTAAAAACGCTAAATCCGTTTTAGCGGTGGAGGAGTGGCGTCCTTCCGTCGAAAGACTGGAGGAAAACATGTTCCTCAACGGAATAGGAAACGTAAACTCTCTTTGTGGAAAGGCGGAGGAGTTAATAAAAGCGATGATAAAGGAGAAGCCGAAGGTGGTTGTAGTCGATCCTCCTAGGACGGGCTGTGCGCCGGAGGTGCTCTCCGCCATAACCGAAAGTGTGGCCTCAAAGCTTGTTTACGTGTCCTGTAATCCTGCGACTTTGGCTCGAGATACGGCTATCTTGATAAAAGCAGGCTGGAATTTAAGCAAATTGAGATCTTTCGATCTTTTTCCCCAGACCTGTCACGTTGAGACGGTAGTCCTCTTTATAAGATAG
- a CDS encoding 2-oxoacid:acceptor oxidoreductase family protein: MSERFEVRFAGSGGQGVILASVIVGEAAALYSDGLFAVQTQSYGPEARGGSSKAEVVISGEPIDYPMPVKPDLQIILTSQACEKYASEIKPGGRLIIDDFYVKEIPNIDANIYHLPIVRTARDVIGRELVTNMVSIGMVARVLELEKVVEPSALKKAVLARVPKGTEEMNSKAFDEGYKVFKNSQWLHF, translated from the coding sequence ATGAGCGAGCGTTTTGAGGTCCGTTTTGCCGGCTCCGGAGGGCAGGGAGTCATTCTCGCATCGGTTATAGTCGGAGAAGCAGCGGCTCTTTATTCCGACGGTCTTTTCGCCGTACAGACCCAGAGTTACGGTCCTGAGGCCAGAGGTGGAAGCTCTAAGGCCGAGGTGGTTATCTCTGGAGAGCCTATTGACTACCCTATGCCTGTAAAGCCAGACCTTCAGATAATCCTTACCTCTCAGGCCTGTGAGAAATACGCCTCGGAGATCAAGCCTGGCGGAAGGCTTATAATCGACGACTTTTACGTCAAAGAGATTCCAAACATAGATGCCAACATCTATCACCTTCCTATCGTCAGGACCGCTAGAGATGTAATAGGACGAGAACTGGTCACCAACATGGTCTCTATAGGCATGGTAGCCAGGGTTTTAGAGCTTGAGAAGGTAGTGGAGCCGTCGGCCTTGAAAAAGGCGGTTCTCGCCAGAGTTCCTAAAGGGACCGAGGAGATGAACTCCAAAGCCTTTGACGAAGGTTACAAGGTATTTAAAAACAGTCAGTGGCTGCATTTTTAG
- a CDS encoding cell envelope biogenesis protein TolA: protein MATSLTEEIKKVEAQAKNKVSDARSEAGKIISQAKDDADRRLKESKQEAFKGFKKRLVEVEAEAEKKADSIVAEGHEEAQRFIESNKKGLDSVSSWVSEEVMARYGRG, encoded by the coding sequence ATGGCAACCAGTCTCACTGAAGAGATCAAAAAAGTCGAGGCACAGGCGAAGAATAAGGTGTCCGATGCCAGATCTGAGGCAGGGAAGATAATCTCCCAGGCTAAAGACGATGCTGATCGGAGGCTGAAGGAGTCAAAACAGGAAGCTTTCAAAGGCTTCAAAAAACGGTTAGTAGAGGTTGAGGCGGAGGCGGAAAAGAAGGCTGACTCTATAGTTGCAGAAGGACATGAAGAGGCTCAACGCTTTATAGAGTCCAACAAAAAAGGACTTGATTCGGTGTCCTCCTGGGTTTCGGAAGAGGTGATGGCTCGATATGGGCGTGGCTAG
- a CDS encoding 2-oxoacid:ferredoxin oxidoreductase subunit beta: protein MPSKEVYNWLRTRFFPHMWCPGCGHGIVMHALIRAMVDLGLNKDETVIASGIGCSSRLPGYIDTCTIHTTHGRSLGFATGIKMAKPELTVIDVMGDGDCTAIGGNHFIHACRRNINITAIVMNNNIYGMTGGQASPTTPAGALATTAPYGAIDPTFDICRLAEGAGATFVARTTIANPKQAEKYIADAVKHKGFSVVEIISSCHTQFGRKNNRRTPISNIEYLKGASVTKEKAKGMSPEELFGKIVVGEFVNKIAPEYTEQYLAMSKKVRES, encoded by the coding sequence ATGCCTTCCAAAGAAGTTTACAACTGGCTTAGGACTAGATTTTTTCCCCATATGTGGTGCCCCGGCTGTGGTCACGGTATCGTGATGCACGCCCTTATCAGGGCAATGGTCGATCTCGGTTTAAACAAGGACGAGACGGTAATAGCTTCGGGAATCGGCTGCTCCAGCCGACTTCCAGGCTACATAGATACCTGCACCATTCACACCACCCATGGTCGTTCTCTGGGATTTGCCACAGGCATCAAGATGGCCAAGCCTGAGCTGACGGTTATAGACGTTATGGGAGACGGCGACTGCACCGCTATCGGAGGCAACCACTTTATCCACGCTTGCCGGAGAAACATAAACATTACCGCAATAGTGATGAACAACAACATATACGGTATGACCGGTGGACAGGCCTCTCCGACCACCCCTGCCGGTGCTCTTGCTACTACCGCACCTTACGGTGCAATCGACCCGACCTTCGACATCTGTCGCTTGGCGGAGGGTGCCGGTGCTACTTTCGTAGCCAGGACGACCATAGCCAATCCCAAGCAGGCTGAGAAATACATCGCTGATGCCGTCAAACATAAGGGATTCTCGGTAGTGGAGATCATCTCCAGCTGTCATACCCAGTTTGGCAGAAAGAACAACAGGCGTACCCCCATATCCAACATAGAGTATCTCAAGGGGGCCAGCGTAACCAAGGAGAAGGCCAAGGGCATGAGTCCGGAGGAGCTTTTCGGGAAAATAGTCGTCGGAGAGTTTGTCAATAAAATAGCTCCCGAATACACAGAGCAGTATTTGGCAATGAGCAAGAAAGTGAGGGAGTCCTAA